Proteins from one Acidimicrobiales bacterium genomic window:
- a CDS encoding DUF3151 domain-containing protein produces MSDSRPVHLMSSGPPETVLPPEPAESRARLDAALAAPPEARRELLAAVVADHPRWSEAWGRLGDVGRDPIEQYAAYRVGYHRGLDALRANGWRGSGYVRWEHPTNRGFLRSLAGLARVAAEIGEDDEAERCSLFLLQLDPTWPPSDPDAPE; encoded by the coding sequence ATGAGCGACTCCCGTCCCGTGCACCTCATGTCGTCCGGTCCCCCCGAGACGGTGCTGCCCCCCGAGCCCGCCGAGAGCCGTGCCCGGCTCGACGCTGCTCTGGCGGCGCCTCCCGAGGCGCGCCGCGAGCTGCTCGCCGCAGTCGTCGCCGACCATCCCCGGTGGAGCGAGGCCTGGGGTCGGCTCGGCGACGTCGGCCGCGACCCGATCGAGCAGTACGCCGCGTACCGAGTCGGCTACCACCGGGGCCTCGACGCGCTGCGGGCCAACGGCTGGAGGGGTTCGGGTTACGTGCGGTGGGAGCACCCCACGAACCGCGGCTTCCTGCGCTCGCTGGCCGGCCTGGCCAGGGTGGCGGCCGAGATCGGCGAGGACGACGAGGCCGAACGGTGCTCGTTGTTCCTGCTCCAGCTCGATCCCACCTGGCCGCCCTCCGATCCGGATGCACCCGAATGA
- a CDS encoding alpha/beta hydrolase, which translates to MPDPGRAALAVRHAPVAGAPRVALVHGSMDRGQSFRKVERRLVDLDLTVYDRRGYGASSAAGTATSIAEHVEDLLVVLDGRPTVVVGHSLGAVVALAAAASRPGTVVAVMAYEAPLPWEPWWPRDSAGGRAVGAHLDDPPAAAEAFMRTMVGDRSWERLPASTRAARRAEGRALLAEMTAIRRPPAPLDLRRVAVPVLSARGAASAPHHRRAAEVVATGVAHGELAEIAGADHGAHLTHPDEFAALVRRTVAAVPGRRRSSP; encoded by the coding sequence GTGCCCGATCCCGGCCGTGCAGCCCTCGCCGTGCGGCACGCACCGGTGGCCGGCGCCCCCCGGGTGGCGTTGGTGCACGGCTCCATGGACCGGGGTCAGTCCTTCCGCAAGGTCGAGCGGCGCCTCGTCGACCTGGACCTCACGGTGTACGACCGTCGGGGCTACGGCGCCTCGAGCGCCGCCGGCACGGCGACGAGCATCGCCGAGCACGTCGAGGACCTCCTCGTGGTCCTCGACGGCCGCCCGACGGTCGTCGTCGGACACAGCCTCGGGGCGGTGGTGGCGCTCGCCGCGGCTGCCTCCCGTCCCGGGACGGTCGTCGCGGTGATGGCCTACGAGGCGCCCCTCCCGTGGGAGCCGTGGTGGCCCCGCGACTCCGCCGGGGGGCGGGCCGTCGGTGCCCACCTCGACGATCCGCCCGCCGCCGCGGAGGCCTTCATGCGCACGATGGTCGGCGACCGGTCCTGGGAGCGCCTGCCGGCGTCGACCCGAGCGGCCCGCCGCGCCGAGGGCAGGGCGCTGTTGGCCGAGATGACGGCCATCCGCCGCCCGCCGGCCCCGCTCGACCTGCGACGGGTGGCGGTCCCCGTCCTCTCGGCGCGCGGTGCCGCATCGGCGCCGCACCACCGTCGGGCCGCCGAGGTCGTTGCGACGGGCGTCGCCCATGGCGAGCTGGCCGAGATCGCCGGTGCCGACCACGGCGCGCACCTCACCCACCCCGACGAGTTCGCCGCACTGGTCCGGCGGACGGTCGCCGCCGTTCCCGGCCGCCGGCGGTCCTCGCCGTAG